CGGAGCTGCAATCTCCGGCCCTCACCCTATGCGCGACGACGATCGTCTCCCGGCCCGTCGCGCGTGGCCCACTTTCCGGACGGAGCCCGGGCACCGGTGACGTCGGTGGGAATGGTCTCCATCGAGGCCGGTGGGGACAGCGTCACCGCCCTCGCCGACGCAGCCCTCGTCCGGCTCGATCGGCAGGATGAAGTGGACCGTCCCTTCGAGCTCCGGGTCCACGAGCGCGAGGTCGACCGCGGCCAGCGGGAGCAAGAGCTCCGCGTGCTCCGCCACGCGCTCGGCGAAGACATCCTCTGGCTCCGGGAACGCGCAGAAGTCCTCGCTCGCCTCGAAGATCGTGAGCGGCATCATCGAACGATAGCTTGGTCGCTCGCGTAGAATCCGCGGTCGAAAAAAGTTCGCGCGCGATGTCGATCTTCGCGGGGCTAGATCGTCGCCCTAGCAGAAACGCGATGTCCGGCGCGAGATGGCGCGGACGAAGGAGATTCCCATGAAGGTGATGGTTTTCGTGAAGGCGAACGCAGACTCCGAGGCCGGCGTGATGCCGAGTGAGGAGATCCTGCGCGAGATGGGCCGCTTCAACGAAGAGCTCGTGGAGGCCGGGGTGATGCTGGCCGGCGAGGGGCTGCACCCCAGCTCGCGCGGCAAGCGCGTGCGCTGCGAGGGCAAGAAGCGAACGGTGATCGATGGGCCGTTCGCGGAGACGAAGGAGCTCGTGGCGGGCTTCTGGATCTGGCAGGTGAAGTCGATGGACGAGGCGATCGAGTGGGTTCGACGCGCTCCCTTCCAGGAGGGCGAGATCGAGCTGCGGCCCGTCTTCGAGCTCGAGGACTTCGGCGAGGAGCTCACGCCGGAGCTCCGCGCGCGGGAGGAGCGGCTGCGGGACGAGGTCGAGCGACGGCAGGGCGACTGACGCGCGATGGCGACGCCGCACGAGGTCCGCCGCTCGATCGAGGCGGTGTGGAGGCTGGAGTCCGCGCGCTTGCTCGGAGGCCTCGTGCGGATGGTGCGCGACCTGGATCTCGCGGAAGACCTCGCGCACGAGGCCCTCGTCGCCGCGCTCGAGACGTGGCCGCGCGACGGCATCCCGGACCGGCCGGGCGCGTGGCTCATGACCACGGCCAAGAACCGCGCGCTCGACCGCGCGCGGCGGAGCAAGGTCCGTCAACGCGAGCACGACGCGCTGGCGGCCGAGGCGCCGTCGCAGACGACGTTCGACCCGACGACGCTGGACGAACACGTGGGCGACGATCTGCTCCGGCTGATCTTGATCGCCTGCCACCCCGTGCTGTCTTCGGACGCGCGGGTCAGCCTGACGCTGCGGCTGGTGGTCGGCCTGACGGTCGAGGAGATCGCGCGCGCCTACATGGCGGCGGAGACCACCATCCAGCAGCGGATCGTGCGCGCCAAGCGGACGCTGCGGGAGGCGCGCGCGCCGTTCGAGGTGCCGCGCGGGGCCGAGCTGACCGCGCGGCTCGAGTCGGTGATGCAGGTCGTCTACCTGATCTTCAACGAGGGCTACGCCTCCACGCGCGGCCCGCGCTGGCTGCGCGAAGAGCTCTCCGACGACGCGCTGCGACTGGGGCGGACCCTCGCCGCGCTCGTGCCCGACGAGGCCGAGGTGCAGGGGCTACTCGCGCTGATGGAGCTGTCGGCCTCGCGCGCTCGAGCTCGCCTCGACGCCGACGGCCGGCCCGTCCTGCTGCTCGATCAGAACCGCGCGCTCTGGGACCGGCTGCAGATCGGGCGTGGCCTCGCGGCGCTCGCGCGCGCGGAGTCCCTCGCGTCGCCGCTCGGGCCCTACACGCTGCAAGCCGCGATCAACGCCTGCCACGCGCGCGCGGCGAGGGCCGAGGACACCGACTGGCGCCGCATCGTCGCGCTGTACGACGCGCTGGTGGAGGCGACGGGCAACCCCGTGGTGGAGCTCAACCGCGCGATGGCCGTCGCGATGGCGTACGGCCCGGCCGATGGGCTCGCGCTGGTCGACCAGCTCATCGAGGACGGCGAGCTGCAGGGCTATCACTGGCTCCCGAGCGTGCGCGGAGAGCTCCTGGCGAGGCTCGGTCGCCACGACGAGGCGCGCGCCGAGCTGCACCACGCGGCCGAGCTGACCCAGAACGAGCGAGAGCGCGAGAGCCTCCTCGCCCGCGCCGCGCGCCTGGCCTGATACGCTCGCGTCCGTCATGGGTCGACGAAGGCACGATGACGACGACGAGCCGAGCGCCGAGGGCGACGACTGGATCGAGTGGGGCGGGGAGCTCGTCTTCGCGGTGGACTTCACGCCGGGCGGGGCGCCCATCGGGCTGACGCGAGAGGAGTGGCGCGCCGAGAACCTCCGCTACCGCGCGCGCCGCGGCTGGGCGCGCGCCTACGCGGTGCTCGAGACCACGCTCCGCAAAGCCGCGCCCGACGCCGAGCTCGACATCGGGCGCGTGCGCAAGCGGGGCGAGGGGCTGTCGCGGGACAGCTATGGCGCATACGTGGAGCTCACGCCGGATCCAGGCGAGCTCTCCGACCTCTACATCGTGCGCCTGCCGCGACCGGACGCGGATGACGACCTCGGAGCACGCACGTACAGAGAGGCGGAGCTGCTCTGGCGCCTGGCCGAGCTCGAGCTGCCGTTCCGGATCCCGCAGGTCCTCTCGGTGGTGCCGGAGCGACATGGCCCGGCCATGGTCCAGCGCGCAGTGGAGGGGCTGGAGCTCGATCGCGACGGGGCGCCCTGGAAGGTGGTCGGTCCGGTCGCCGCGCAGGTGCACGCCATCGAGGTCGACCACGTACGTGCCCTCGTCACAGAGGTGCACGACTCGGCGCGCGCCCACGTGCTCTCCGAGCTGTCGGAGCTCGAGGGCGACGCCTCGCCCGAGCTCCGCGACGCGGCGGCGTGGGCGGCCGCGCATGCTCCAGGCGAAGACGTGCCCGCGCGTCTGCTGCACGGCGATCTCCTGCCGCAGAACATCCACGCGTCGCCGCCGGATCCGCCCTCGGTGATCGACTGGGAGTACGCCAAGGTCGGCGACCCCGCGTACGACCTCGCCATCGTCACGCGCGGCGTCCGGCGCCCCTTCAAGGTGGAGGGCGGCCTCGAGAAGCTGGTCGACGCGTACCGCAACGCGGGCGGCGCCCCCTCCGTGAGCCCTCAGGCGGTCCAGGTGCACGAGCTATCCATGCTCGGCGCGTGGTACCGAGGCGAGCTCGAGGACACGACCCGCCGGCCCACCGGGCAGCCGCTCAACAGGCTGCGCGCGCTCCTGAAGCGGCTGCGTCCGAGCGTATGAACAGGTCGATTTGCGCGAACGCGCGCGGTCGAGGATCGTCGGAGAGATGGAGCGACAACGCGTGCGTATGTTCTTCTCCGGGCCGCCGACGGCAGCTCAGCTCCGCGTGCTGCGCGTCGTGTTCCCGCCCCTGGGCGCGTTCCCTCCCGCCACGCTGCGTCAGCGCCTCGGAGCGCTGCCCGTGTGCGTGCTCGAGCGCGAAGCGGATGGGGACGCCGCGCAGGCGCTCTCCCGGCTGGCCGCGGCCGGGCTCGCCGTGGAAGCTTGCGCGCACCACGACTACGGCGCCCCGTACCTGCGACGCCTGCTACCCGCTCCACCCGCGAGCTGGGACGAGACGCGCAGTCGCCTCGAGTGTGTCTTCTACCCGTCGTTCGACCCCGAGGTGATCCTGCGGCTCTGGCTGGATGGGGCGCGAGCGCGCATGCAGCTCTCATCCCGGAGCGCGCCTGTCCTGTGGGAGCACTTCATGCCCCAGCTCTCCCTCGACAAACCCAGCGAGCCGCCTCCCGTCCCCACCGGCGAGGTCGCGGACGTGGAGCCCATCGACGGCCTGCTCTCGCGCGCCCTCCTGATGCGGGAGCGGCCGCACGATCCCAGCGGCGCAGTCCTGGTGGATGGCATGAACATCCAGATCGCGACGCGACGGGGCAGCCAGACGAACGAGACCTATCACTGCGCGACCGATCCGGCGGCGCGCGAGCTGCTGGGTCGAATCCTCGCCCTCGGGAGCGCGCGACTCCAAGAGCCGCAGAGCCGACGCCACATCGAGGCGCTCCAGCGCTACGTCCGCTGAGGCTCGATGACGGTGCCGGGCCCGGCTATCGTCGCGCGATGGACCGCGAAGCGTGCAATGTAGCCGTGCACGGCACACTCCCCGCCGCGCCGTGGAGGCTCGCCGATGGGTGCTGGCCGCGCACCGGGGCCGACCGCCGCCAGTCGCGACGCGTCGGGGTGCTCGGGCCCAATCGCGGGAGCACGCGCACCGTGTGCGCGCTGCCCGGTCCGAGCTCGGCCCTGGCACAACTGGCCGCGGCCGAAGAGTCGATCTGGATCTCCCGCGCCGACCACCTCCTCTGTTTCGACCTACGGGGCGAGCTGCGCTGGTCCGCGGCGGCGGGCGACCGGAGCGCGCGCTTCACGTCTGCGCCCCTCATCCTGTCCGACGGGACGGCCGCGCTCCGCTCCGGCCGTAGGCTGTCGTTCGTGAGCGCGCGTGGCGTTGTCGGTCGCGTCGACTGGACCGGGGCCGATGACTCCGGGCCCGCCCCCAACCTCACCGCGGACGGGCGCATCGTCCTGACGTCGATGAGCGGCGAGGTGGCCCTCGCGAGCGCCGACGGGGCGGTGACCCCGGTCGGGTCCTTCGGCTACGACATCCTCCCGCCGGCCATTCAGGACGACGGGACGTTGGTGATCAGCGGATACGGCGGGAGCGGGTTGGTTTGCGTCACCCCGTCGGGGGAGCGCGTCTGGGCCGGCGACTCGAGGGACCCCGACCTCCTGCCCTCCGTCAACGCGTCCGGCGTCGTGGCGGTGGGCGCGCTCGGCGGCGGATCGTCGTTTCACTCTCCGTCCGGCGGCAGGCTCGGGAGCTACGGCGAGGGGGCCGCGTTCGCCGAGCTCGGCGGAGGGCAGTGGGCCGCGCTCGGTCCGACCTCGCTGGCCTGCGTCGACAGTAGCGGAGTCGTCTCCTGGACGCGCGCGCTCGGAGGAGAGATCGACCTGGCCTGGGGCGGCCTCGGCCCGGTGATCGACCAGGCGAACCGCGTCTACTTTCCCCGCGCCGGAGGCTTCGCGTGCGTCACCCGGAGCGGCGAGGCGGTGTTCGACCTCGACCTGCCTGCGACCCCCAACGACGTCGCGATCGTGAGCGAAGGCGTCGCCGCCGTCGTGGTCGGGGACGCGCTACACCTCGTGACGTGACGCTCACCCGGGAGCGTCGACGCGAAAGAGCGCCCACGCCTGCGGCGCGTCGTCTTCGCTGAGGCCCCACTCCTCCGACACGGTCGTGACCAGGGCGCGGGCGTCGTCCCACGCGTCGAGCAGGCCGACCTCGTTGAGGCGTTCGGGGACGCTCGCGATCGACGGCGGGAGGCCGCCGTAGTCCACGAGGTAGGAGTCTGTGCCATCGAGGACGTCGTATCCGAGGAAGCGCACGCCCGTGGGCGGATCCGAAGGGCGGCGGTCGGCCGGGAAGGCGAGCTGCGCGTAGGCTCGGGGCGACGGGGTCACGCCGCGCCGCTGGGCCTCGTGACGCAGGCGTGCGAGGAGTCCGGCGTCGGGCCAGGCGCTCAGGTCGTCGCGGCCCGCGAGGATGGGGTTCCGTATGACCGACGAGGTGTAGACCGCCTCACGCGTGGCGAGCA
This window of the Sandaracinaceae bacterium genome carries:
- a CDS encoding RNA polymerase sigma factor, with amino-acid sequence MATPHEVRRSIEAVWRLESARLLGGLVRMVRDLDLAEDLAHEALVAALETWPRDGIPDRPGAWLMTTAKNRALDRARRSKVRQREHDALAAEAPSQTTFDPTTLDEHVGDDLLRLILIACHPVLSSDARVSLTLRLVVGLTVEEIARAYMAAETTIQQRIVRAKRTLREARAPFEVPRGAELTARLESVMQVVYLIFNEGYASTRGPRWLREELSDDALRLGRTLAALVPDEAEVQGLLALMELSASRARARLDADGRPVLLLDQNRALWDRLQIGRGLAALARAESLASPLGPYTLQAAINACHARAARAEDTDWRRIVALYDALVEATGNPVVELNRAMAVAMAYGPADGLALVDQLIEDGELQGYHWLPSVRGELLARLGRHDEARAELHHAAELTQNERERESLLARAARLA
- a CDS encoding aminoglycoside phosphotransferase family protein, whose product is MGRRRHDDDDEPSAEGDDWIEWGGELVFAVDFTPGGAPIGLTREEWRAENLRYRARRGWARAYAVLETTLRKAAPDAELDIGRVRKRGEGLSRDSYGAYVELTPDPGELSDLYIVRLPRPDADDDLGARTYREAELLWRLAELELPFRIPQVLSVVPERHGPAMVQRAVEGLELDRDGAPWKVVGPVAAQVHAIEVDHVRALVTEVHDSARAHVLSELSELEGDASPELRDAAAWAAAHAPGEDVPARLLHGDLLPQNIHASPPDPPSVIDWEYAKVGDPAYDLAIVTRGVRRPFKVEGGLEKLVDAYRNAGGAPSVSPQAVQVHELSMLGAWYRGELEDTTRRPTGQPLNRLRALLKRLRPSV
- a CDS encoding YciI family protein — protein: MKVMVFVKANADSEAGVMPSEEILREMGRFNEELVEAGVMLAGEGLHPSSRGKRVRCEGKKRTVIDGPFAETKELVAGFWIWQVKSMDEAIEWVRRAPFQEGEIELRPVFELEDFGEELTPELRAREERLRDEVERRQGD